The Saprospiraceae bacterium genome includes a window with the following:
- a CDS encoding aspartyl protease family protein: MMRLKYGLIIILFSVNKLYSQESIINQGKLLSQNITHKIKYADTEKEIDDNVLLKNDVYKFIFDTGAPLSISKEIQAKNNYKIIHKVPIFDATDRKDTVIIVELDTFTLGQIKIVKIPALVIDFKNSPIGCLGIEGIIGSNVARFFVVKFDIKHKSVSLTNDRDMINQIGMVYPKPVFLDYQSNAFFEVDFGDNFKDTVHFDSGKNSFYDMNYGTAKKLIKRQNHSYSYGKGSAGQGIFGTGIVEDLLRINSSITISNTPISQVIIESTQAKSRLGREVLNYGVLTIDYINSMYSFVKYPLVTFTPKAFFDLS, translated from the coding sequence ATGATGCGTTTAAAATACGGATTGATCATTATCTTATTTTCTGTTAATAAGTTGTACTCACAGGAAAGTATTATTAATCAGGGAAAGTTGCTTTCTCAAAATATTACTCATAAAATTAAGTATGCTGATACAGAAAAAGAAATTGATGATAATGTGCTGTTAAAAAATGATGTGTACAAATTCATTTTTGATACCGGTGCACCACTTTCAATCTCAAAAGAAATTCAGGCAAAAAACAATTATAAAATTATTCACAAGGTTCCGATTTTCGACGCTACTGACAGAAAAGATACTGTAATAATAGTAGAATTGGACACTTTCACCTTAGGACAAATTAAGATTGTCAAGATACCCGCTTTAGTGATTGATTTTAAAAATTCACCTATAGGTTGTCTGGGCATAGAAGGCATTATAGGTAGTAATGTAGCACGCTTTTTTGTAGTGAAATTTGATATTAAACATAAAAGTGTAAGCCTTACCAATGATCGTGACATGATCAACCAAATCGGCATGGTTTATCCCAAACCAGTCTTCCTTGACTATCAAAGCAATGCTTTTTTTGAAGTAGATTTTGGCGATAATTTTAAAGATACCGTTCATTTTGATTCAGGTAAAAACAGTTTTTATGACATGAATTATGGAACAGCTAAAAAGCTAATCAAAAGGCAGAATCATTCTTATTCTTATGGAAAGGGATCTGCCGGACAAGGTATTTTTGGTACAGGAATAGTAGAAGATCTCTTGCGTATCAATAGTTCTATTACCATCTCAAATACGCCAATATCTCAGGTTATAATTGAAAGTACTCAGGCAAAGTCCAGACTTGGGAGAGAAGTTCTTAATTATGGAGTCTTGACAATTGATTATATCAACTCAATGTACAGTTTTGTAAAATATCCATTGGTTACATTTACACCTAAAGCTTTTTTTGATTTGAGTTGA
- a CDS encoding helix-turn-helix domain-containing protein, with the protein MKKPFVSKIILLIVLFSTFREIICQSPIDTIDWAYHQKLGCTEIKEKIAYIDTSATAQTFIEACRCALKLKDGSLALNYIKMAQVKGYEYPIVINILKVRSHAILREDQKAVNILKAISKKIELFNVMEVAEIRELRMRNTEAMAMYHNSRPSFDYFTFIISVICFLGYFVGILFLIKSIRWTQLKWLSFFVLNFSIIMTSYVLYWTKFHWTFPYLNEWWHPLYFLIGPIFYFYIKNITGFNISIGNIILHFFPFIFCTVIFALNGLFFQLAYSGNGSGFLVSIFQNMPLKLISLGLYFTLSAIIINGDWMVDQNVKIWMQYLFGFFGVFILANVVYYICTFSDGFNRDWDYAISAIMAMGIIGVSTMGFLESKYLSFAHPFKSVLSNMIPKNDQLTDILHNEEPDPAFIKYKTSTLTTSAANSIKLKLEKLMTEHQLYQREELRLQDVADQVGLHRNQVSQVINENYNLNFFEWVNRYRIYHAADLLSIPKCPKTISQIGFESGFNNKVTFYKTFRQYFQCTPLEYVARLERDRASMS; encoded by the coding sequence ATGAAAAAACCGTTTGTATCTAAAATAATTTTGTTAATTGTCCTTTTTTCGACTTTCAGAGAGATCATATGTCAGTCACCTATAGATACTATTGACTGGGCATATCACCAAAAGCTAGGTTGTACAGAAATTAAAGAAAAAATAGCTTACATTGATACTTCTGCAACTGCGCAAACATTTATCGAAGCGTGCAGATGTGCACTGAAGCTAAAAGATGGAAGTTTGGCTTTGAATTACATCAAAATGGCTCAAGTAAAAGGTTATGAATATCCAATTGTAATCAATATACTGAAAGTGAGATCACATGCTATACTCCGGGAAGATCAAAAAGCGGTGAATATTCTAAAAGCCATTTCTAAGAAAATCGAGCTTTTTAATGTAATGGAGGTAGCTGAAATCAGGGAATTGAGAATGAGAAATACTGAAGCCATGGCGATGTATCACAACTCCAGACCATCTTTTGATTATTTTACTTTTATCATTTCAGTGATTTGTTTTCTGGGGTATTTTGTGGGAATATTATTTTTGATTAAGAGCATTCGATGGACACAATTGAAATGGTTGAGCTTTTTTGTACTTAATTTTTCTATTATCATGACGTCTTATGTATTGTATTGGACAAAATTTCACTGGACATTTCCTTATTTGAATGAATGGTGGCACCCACTTTATTTTTTGATTGGGCCCATTTTTTATTTTTATATAAAAAACATTACAGGATTCAACATCTCTATTGGAAATATTATTCTGCACTTTTTTCCCTTTATCTTTTGCACAGTAATCTTTGCGTTGAACGGACTGTTTTTTCAGTTGGCATATAGTGGAAATGGTTCCGGATTTCTGGTATCCATTTTTCAAAACATGCCTTTAAAACTAATAAGTTTAGGCTTGTATTTTACACTTTCTGCAATCATAATCAACGGTGACTGGATGGTAGATCAAAATGTAAAAATCTGGATGCAGTACCTTTTTGGATTTTTTGGTGTTTTTATTCTGGCTAATGTAGTGTATTATATTTGCACATTTTCGGATGGATTTAACAGGGATTGGGACTATGCAATAAGTGCCATAATGGCCATGGGTATCATAGGGGTCTCCACTATGGGGTTTTTAGAATCAAAATATCTGTCTTTTGCTCACCCTTTCAAATCAGTCCTTTCAAACATGATCCCCAAAAACGATCAATTAACGGATATTTTACATAATGAGGAGCCTGACCCGGCTTTTATAAAATATAAAACTTCCACTTTGACAACATCCGCTGCCAACTCAATCAAATTAAAGCTTGAAAAATTAATGACAGAACATCAGCTATATCAACGCGAGGAGTTGAGGTTGCAAGATGTTGCTGACCAGGTCGGTTTACATAGAAATCAGGTTTCTCAGGTGATCAATGAAAATTATAACCTAAACTTTTTTGAATGGGTCAACAGGTACAGAATTTATCATGCTGCGGATCTATTGTCCATACCAAAGTGCCCTAAAACCATTTCCCAGATAGGTTTTGAATCAGGATTTAACAATAAGGTGACTTTTTATAAAACATTCAGACAGTATTTTCAATGTACTCCTTTGGAATATGTAGCACGTTTAGAGAGAGATAGAGCTTCAATGAGTTAA
- a CDS encoding SusC/RagA family TonB-linked outer membrane protein: protein MKQRLLIFLLFFFFIGWVHGQKVISGRVTDLGGIPLIGANITVKQSSGIGTISDVDGNYSLSVPSEGSVLIFSYTGYETKEVLVGSMTTLNVSLNEGKLLEEVVVTALGIARKDKALGYSVSQVESAALKEKAEPDLLKTLQGRVPGVDIRTSQGAPGAATRIQIRGNSSFGLETQPLFVVDGIPYSNVQVTTSSQTSGGAAYGSGISGLDPNDIESFNVLKGAAAAAIYGSRGSRGVILITTKSGSSKKREGFKVNHRTSIGTENINNLPDYQNSYGAGVNFAYANANGTWGPKFGTIDSIPAWPEYLAAYPQLFSSTGQTPFRAYPDNVKELFRTGYVRENSVSIEGGTGATSFSLTASNLNHSGYIENSHYKRNNIGVGGTTTLWKGVTLGGNLSFMKGEQLGGFYGENQVGGASSQFARSLFLARNWDLSLPYQDAAGRPLIPNGGAQFDNPHWAAYNNIATSIDERVISVGRLKIDILKNLVFNYNLGNNVYRLNRTERTQEFSRAADGLGRIIDHKYSIQELESTATLSYNSKLTDDFDISASVGQNMNTRNITDAQNTGLDFIVPGIYNLKNTASQSFDTDDRIKRSLIGVFGELQLGYRNLAYLNLGGRNDWSSTLPIENRSYFYPTVSGSLIISELIPSNFLSYAKVRAGWAKVGNDAPPYRTQDVFVLDQNFKGAPRITRSLNTNDPNLSPEFTTELELGADIKFWKDRFSIDFTWYDKKTTDLIYNISVPNSTGFNTFTTNVGEISNKGVEIGVNATPLLTKDLEWNIGVTFTKNKNLVVSLVEGVDRVQLSGVLTGISPYLEPGLPFGYLRGTKVVRDAEGIPLIHPNTGGMIVSPTQSMVGDPNPDFKMGVSTEIKFKNFFLNGLFDMTKGGDIYSVTISSLLGRGVTKDTEDREHGVILPGNYANPASLQSGLPLLVDGKPVANQIPITMNDLYFSPNTNFGATYAINTATELNIFDGTVYRLREVTLGYNIPASIFGMKYFKGGTLSVSGRNLFFIAPNFPKHTNFDPEVNSFGATTTQGIELSAAPSTKRYAVNLSINF, encoded by the coding sequence ATGAAACAACGTTTATTAATTTTTTTGTTGTTTTTCTTCTTCATTGGATGGGTGCATGGTCAGAAAGTGATTTCCGGCAGAGTGACCGATCTTGGAGGAATCCCGCTTATTGGAGCTAATATTACCGTAAAACAATCTTCTGGTATTGGCACCATCAGCGATGTAGATGGCAACTACTCTTTGTCAGTTCCATCTGAAGGCTCAGTTTTGATTTTCAGTTACACCGGCTATGAAACAAAAGAGGTACTAGTGGGTTCCATGACTACTCTAAACGTTTCACTGAATGAAGGAAAATTGTTAGAAGAAGTGGTAGTGACTGCTTTGGGCATAGCAAGAAAAGACAAAGCCCTGGGCTATTCCGTTTCTCAGGTAGAATCAGCTGCTCTCAAGGAGAAGGCGGAGCCTGATCTTCTTAAAACACTTCAAGGTCGTGTACCAGGTGTAGATATCCGAACGTCTCAGGGTGCGCCAGGAGCGGCTACCAGAATTCAAATCAGAGGAAATTCATCATTTGGACTTGAAACACAACCGCTATTTGTGGTGGATGGTATTCCATACAGCAATGTTCAGGTAACCACATCATCTCAGACTTCAGGAGGTGCGGCATATGGCTCAGGGATATCCGGTCTGGACCCAAATGATATTGAGAGTTTTAATGTACTGAAAGGCGCTGCTGCTGCTGCCATTTATGGATCCCGAGGCTCTCGCGGAGTGATACTCATCACAACAAAGAGTGGAAGTTCCAAAAAAAGGGAAGGATTTAAAGTAAATCACAGGACATCTATCGGTACTGAAAACATTAATAATCTGCCTGATTATCAAAACTCATATGGTGCTGGTGTCAACTTTGCATATGCCAATGCAAACGGAACCTGGGGCCCAAAATTCGGAACAATCGATTCTATACCTGCCTGGCCTGAATATCTTGCGGCCTATCCTCAATTGTTTTCAAGTACCGGACAAACACCATTCAGGGCATATCCGGACAATGTAAAAGAACTCTTCAGGACAGGATATGTCAGAGAGAATTCAGTCAGCATCGAAGGAGGCACTGGTGCTACATCATTCAGCCTTACTGCGAGTAATCTTAATCACAGTGGATATATTGAAAATAGTCATTACAAGAGAAATAATATTGGGGTAGGGGGTACCACCACTTTGTGGAAAGGTGTCACCTTGGGAGGTAATCTTAGTTTTATGAAAGGTGAGCAATTAGGTGGATTTTATGGTGAAAATCAGGTTGGAGGTGCATCCAGTCAGTTTGCAAGGTCTCTCTTTTTGGCCAGAAACTGGGATTTATCCCTTCCTTACCAGGATGCAGCCGGCAGACCTCTGATCCCAAATGGTGGTGCGCAATTTGACAACCCACATTGGGCAGCTTATAATAATATAGCAACCAGTATTGATGAGCGGGTCATATCTGTCGGTCGACTAAAAATCGACATACTTAAAAATCTGGTATTTAACTATAACCTTGGTAATAATGTGTACAGGCTCAACAGAACGGAACGAACTCAGGAATTTTCAAGAGCTGCTGACGGTCTGGGTCGAATTATTGATCATAAGTACAGTATCCAGGAACTAGAGTCAACGGCTACACTTTCTTACAACTCAAAACTGACCGATGATTTTGACATTTCGGCTAGTGTAGGACAAAACATGAATACCAGAAATATTACAGATGCACAAAATACCGGCCTGGATTTTATAGTACCGGGAATTTACAATCTAAAAAATACCGCTTCACAATCTTTTGATACAGATGATAGAATAAAAAGAAGCTTAATCGGAGTTTTCGGTGAATTACAATTAGGATATAGAAACTTAGCTTACTTAAATCTCGGTGGAAGAAATGATTGGTCTTCCACATTGCCGATAGAAAACAGGTCTTATTTTTATCCTACTGTGTCAGGAAGTTTAATCATATCTGAATTAATTCCATCTAACTTTTTAAGTTATGCTAAAGTAAGAGCAGGGTGGGCCAAAGTTGGAAATGATGCACCACCTTATCGAACACAAGATGTTTTTGTGCTGGATCAGAACTTTAAGGGAGCGCCAAGAATTACGAGATCACTCAATACCAATGACCCGAATTTGTCTCCTGAATTTACCACAGAACTTGAACTCGGTGCTGATATAAAATTTTGGAAAGACAGATTTTCCATCGATTTTACATGGTATGACAAAAAAACTACAGATTTAATATACAATATTTCAGTACCTAATTCTACTGGGTTTAATACATTTACAACAAATGTAGGAGAAATAAGCAATAAAGGAGTAGAGATAGGGGTTAATGCAACTCCTTTGCTGACAAAGGATTTGGAATGGAATATTGGGGTAACCTTTACTAAAAACAAAAACCTGGTTGTATCTTTGGTAGAAGGGGTAGATCGGGTTCAGCTGAGTGGAGTGTTAACAGGAATTTCTCCTTATCTGGAACCAGGACTTCCTTTTGGCTATCTCAGAGGAACTAAAGTGGTGCGCGATGCAGAGGGTATACCTTTGATCCATCCTAACACGGGTGGTATGATTGTTTCGCCTACTCAAAGTATGGTAGGTGATCCCAACCCTGATTTTAAAATGGGAGTGTCCACAGAAATAAAGTTTAAAAACTTTTTCCTAAATGGACTATTTGATATGACAAAGGGTGGAGATATTTATTCTGTGACTATATCAAGTCTTTTGGGTAGGGGTGTTACCAAAGATACTGAAGACAGAGAGCATGGTGTCATCCTGCCGGGAAATTATGCCAACCCTGCTAGTTTGCAATCAGGATTACCTTTATTAGTTGATGGAAAACCGGTTGCCAATCAAATTCCTATCACCATGAATGATTTATATTTTTCACCAAATACAAATTTTGGAGCTACTTATGCCATCAATACTGCAACAGAATTGAATATATTTGATGGTACGGTGTACAGATTGAGAGAAGTCACATTAGGATACAATATTCCGGCTTCTATTTTTGGAATGAAATATTTTAAGGGCGGGACTCTTTCAGTTTCCGGCAGGAACTTATTTTTTATTGCACCGAATTTTCCTAAACATACCAATTTTGACCCGGAAGTCAACTCATTTGGAGCTACAACCACTCAAGGTATTGAATTATCGGCAGCACCTTCTACAAAGAGATATGCTGTCAATTTAAGTATTAACTTTTAA
- a CDS encoding SusD/RagB family nutrient-binding outer membrane lipoprotein gives MKNIFFIIAYITVFASCSDFLDVNQNPNDPTKAPLSSLLTSSEKNIADGLCIGSGNNGGIGTELATYVHQQTARANSDQYNVDGNSFWINALWVEYFQEGLADLDVMINQGNEVKALTYAGVGKILKAYAFSQLVDVFGDVPFSEFNNFKVTASPKFDDDAEIYPKLLKLLDDGIADIDNDKSAATLKPGKDDLIYGGNAIRWKKAANTIKLKLLNQMRKVKDVKNDVSLLLSKPESLINSEAESFLMPYGNLAATDDRHPGFGDYTATQRGNHVSPWFYEILKGYNKFVYTGIVDPRLPYYVYNQMTPTSATPNPPEYRDGAFLSIFFGSVGKDRDHNQQNAISLFGIYPVGGRYDDGAGGTANAGSGTGAAPYRFITYADRLYIEAELVQEGVFAGDVNDLFKKAVTASIAQVDYVVTTFVKPTQTVPKLVGTANATTYITKVTDLFQSAPSAKKLEYIMTQKWLSNVGSTVDQFTDIRRTGFPVLFDPKNTEMAPGGIVKSNVPNSTIAIAVQLNNTYPVSLPWPTNELDRNRNAPTQKSPSTFKVFWQK, from the coding sequence ATGAAAAATATATTTTTTATAATAGCATACATTACAGTTTTCGCATCATGCAGCGATTTTTTGGATGTAAACCAGAATCCTAATGATCCTACAAAAGCACCACTATCAAGTTTACTAACTTCAAGTGAAAAAAATATTGCAGATGGTTTGTGTATCGGTTCAGGTAATAATGGTGGCATCGGTACAGAACTGGCAACATATGTCCACCAGCAAACAGCACGAGCCAATTCTGATCAGTATAATGTGGATGGTAATAGCTTTTGGATAAATGCCTTATGGGTAGAGTACTTTCAGGAAGGATTGGCCGATCTTGATGTTATGATCAATCAAGGAAATGAAGTAAAAGCATTGACATATGCAGGAGTGGGAAAGATATTAAAAGCATATGCTTTCAGCCAGTTGGTAGATGTCTTTGGAGATGTACCGTTCTCTGAATTCAACAATTTTAAAGTCACCGCATCACCAAAATTTGATGATGATGCTGAAATTTACCCTAAATTGCTGAAATTACTTGACGATGGTATTGCAGACATTGACAATGATAAATCGGCGGCAACACTTAAGCCTGGTAAGGATGATCTGATCTATGGAGGAAACGCTATAAGGTGGAAAAAAGCTGCGAATACGATCAAGCTTAAATTGCTGAATCAAATGCGAAAGGTAAAAGATGTAAAAAATGATGTTTCACTACTTTTGTCAAAACCTGAGAGTCTTATCAATAGTGAAGCAGAGAGTTTTCTGATGCCTTATGGAAATCTAGCAGCAACAGACGACAGGCATCCAGGTTTTGGAGACTACACAGCGACCCAAAGAGGGAATCATGTGAGTCCCTGGTTTTATGAAATCCTCAAAGGATACAACAAATTTGTTTACACAGGAATTGTCGATCCAAGGTTGCCTTATTATGTGTATAACCAAATGACTCCAACCAGCGCCACGCCCAACCCTCCTGAATACCGGGATGGAGCTTTCCTGTCCATATTTTTTGGTTCAGTAGGTAAGGATCGTGATCACAATCAGCAAAATGCAATCAGCTTGTTTGGGATATACCCCGTAGGCGGAAGATATGATGATGGTGCGGGTGGTACAGCTAATGCGGGTAGCGGCACAGGAGCTGCTCCTTACAGGTTTATTACATATGCAGACAGGCTATATATTGAGGCTGAGCTCGTACAGGAAGGTGTTTTTGCAGGCGATGTCAATGATTTGTTTAAAAAAGCTGTCACTGCTTCTATTGCCCAGGTGGATTACGTGGTGACTACTTTTGTAAAACCTACTCAAACTGTTCCAAAGCTTGTGGGAACAGCCAATGCAACCACATATATTACTAAGGTAACAGATCTGTTTCAGAGTGCACCTTCAGCCAAAAAACTGGAGTATATCATGACGCAAAAATGGCTTTCAAATGTAGGAAGTACTGTTGATCAGTTCACGGATATAAGACGTACAGGGTTTCCGGTATTGTTTGATCCAAAGAACACTGAGATGGCACCTGGCGGTATAGTAAAAAGCAATGTTCCAAATTCTACCATAGCCATTGCTGTCCAGCTTAATAATACATATCCTGTTTCTTTACCATGGCCAACCAATGAGCTCGATCGCAATAGAAATGCCCCGACTCAAAAAAGCCCTTCAACTTTTAAAGTCTTTTGGCAAAAATAA
- a CDS encoding AraC family transcriptional regulator, whose translation MQFEENGQNLFAIAFMIVSILSSLLYLHFQYDKPKTIVRNKKFNPDIAVRLARDIDDLIDQKVFLDPELTMPKMAEMLNISTHMLSQNINNYYGQNFSDFINSHRLKYAARKLENSSELHVKIAVIAYESGFNSLSSFNSIFKKTYKITPSQYRAEAKSNIHLS comes from the coding sequence TTGCAATTTGAAGAAAATGGACAGAACCTTTTTGCAATCGCTTTTATGATTGTCAGTATTTTATCGAGTTTACTGTATTTACATTTTCAATATGACAAACCTAAAACGATAGTTCGGAATAAAAAATTTAATCCAGATATTGCAGTTAGATTGGCTCGTGATATTGATGATTTGATAGATCAGAAAGTCTTTTTGGATCCAGAGTTGACAATGCCAAAAATGGCAGAAATGCTTAATATTTCTACACACATGTTATCACAGAATATTAATAATTATTATGGACAAAATTTTTCTGATTTTATTAATTCTCACAGGCTCAAATACGCTGCCCGGAAGCTTGAAAATTCATCAGAACTGCATGTGAAGATTGCTGTCATAGCATATGAGTCGGGGTTTAATTCTCTTTCTTCTTTTAATTCTATCTTTAAGAAAACCTATAAAATAACTCCCAGCCAATATAGGGCTGAAGCTAAGAGTAATATTCACTTATCTTAA
- a CDS encoding Crp/Fnr family transcriptional regulator, translating to MMLSKIELIRKTYDPLSTNELLMYHLLKSHTVVSFKKNDIILKKNQIMDAYYIIESGYMRSTVENFDNEEVTIEFFKSDDIAFDVVSLFQNTPSQITLEAITDVRCLKLSFNEFLNFYQQYPDFSEWGRNWMTSAYLKLRKRTISMATHTAMYRYLEFITEMPEIHKDVPLKHIASFLGVTDTSLSRLRRSKMLYSGNRQNQF from the coding sequence ATGATGTTATCAAAAATTGAATTGATAAGAAAAACGTATGACCCACTAAGCACGAATGAGTTATTGATGTATCATTTGCTTAAATCGCATACTGTTGTATCTTTTAAAAAGAATGATATCATTTTGAAAAAAAACCAAATCATGGATGCCTATTATATCATTGAATCCGGATACATGAGAAGTACAGTTGAAAATTTTGATAACGAAGAGGTTACAATTGAATTTTTCAAATCTGATGATATTGCCTTTGATGTTGTGTCCTTGTTCCAAAATACTCCAAGTCAAATTACTTTGGAAGCAATCACTGATGTAAGGTGTTTAAAACTTTCATTTAATGAGTTTTTAAACTTTTATCAGCAATATCCGGACTTTAGTGAGTGGGGACGAAATTGGATGACATCAGCATATTTAAAACTGAGAAAGCGAACTATAAGTATGGCCACACATACAGCCATGTATAGATATCTTGAATTCATTACAGAAATGCCTGAAATTCACAAGGATGTTCCATTAAAACATATTGCATCATTTCTAGGTGTCACTGATACTTCCTTAAGTAGATTGAGAAGAAGTAAAATGTTATATTCCGGAAACAGACAAAACCAGTTTTAA
- a CDS encoding tetratricopeptide repeat protein: protein MDNLEYLKQASNAELLIAQGKYDHAESILTRLMTVEMNDFDILRMMTVVKISLKKYKEAEDLCKIMISTFPDESFPFYLLANVYSVDRKFNQSLELLDTAIRIDPDGTHYHTLKAHIYIQQNEFIKALECANNALSMDAEDSDALNARATALVGLNRKDEAFETIDKALETDPNNADTHANLGWGLLHKGHIENALNHFKISLSINPNNLYAQSGMQEAMKAKFPVYKYFLMIMLRISNLTENYKWGFIIGGYLLYRFLINIAEKNPQLQAYVIPVIVLLVLFFISSWIFSPLMNLYLLTNPFGKYTLTDHKKFSARLVGVTLAICLLFLLVYFIALPNESVLYAALISFVLMIPLGSMFNPYLEANRKKLTTFSIVLVSVAVIDIMMSLSNGVFGSSISFLTALLFIGYQFYANYVMIKE, encoded by the coding sequence ATGGATAATCTGGAATATCTAAAACAGGCATCCAATGCCGAATTGCTCATAGCGCAAGGAAAATATGATCATGCTGAATCTATCCTGACAAGGTTGATGACAGTAGAAATGAATGATTTTGATATATTGAGAATGATGACTGTAGTCAAAATCTCTCTTAAAAAATATAAAGAGGCTGAAGATCTTTGCAAAATCATGATATCAACCTTTCCGGACGAATCGTTTCCATTCTATTTATTAGCAAATGTATATTCCGTAGACAGAAAATTCAATCAAAGTCTGGAGTTGCTTGACACAGCTATTCGAATCGATCCGGACGGTACACATTACCATACTTTGAAAGCCCACATCTATATCCAACAAAATGAATTTATCAAAGCATTGGAATGTGCCAACAATGCTTTATCAATGGATGCTGAAGATAGTGATGCCTTAAATGCAAGAGCAACGGCGCTCGTAGGTCTCAACAGGAAGGATGAGGCATTTGAAACTATTGATAAAGCGCTTGAAACTGACCCTAATAATGCCGATACTCATGCTAATTTGGGATGGGGCCTGCTTCATAAAGGACATATCGAAAATGCTCTCAACCACTTCAAAATATCCTTGAGCATCAATCCTAATAATCTGTATGCTCAATCCGGAATGCAGGAGGCCATGAAAGCGAAATTCCCTGTTTATAAGTATTTCCTTATGATCATGTTGAGGATCAGTAATCTTACTGAAAACTATAAGTGGGGTTTTATAATCGGTGGATATCTTTTGTATAGATTCCTGATAAATATCGCTGAGAAAAACCCACAGCTGCAAGCATATGTAATTCCTGTTATTGTTCTTTTAGTTTTATTTTTTATATCCTCATGGATTTTTTCACCTCTGATGAATCTGTACCTGCTTACAAATCCATTTGGAAAATATACCCTTACGGATCATAAAAAATTCTCCGCCAGATTGGTGGGTGTCACGTTAGCGATTTGTTTGTTGTTTTTATTGGTGTATTTTATTGCACTGCCCAATGAAAGTGTTCTTTATGCTGCTTTGATTTCTTTTGTGTTGATGATACCCCTTGGGTCTATGTTCAATCCTTATCTCGAAGCAAACAGGAAAAAACTTACAACCTTTTCCATAGTGCTGGTTTCTGTAGCAGTAATAGACATCATGATGAGTCTTAGTAATGGAGTTTTTGGTAGCAGTATTTCGTTTTTGACAGCATTACTGTTTATAGGTTATCAGTTTTATGCAAATTATGTAATGATCAAAGAGTAG